A genomic region of Phragmites australis chromosome 2, lpPhrAust1.1, whole genome shotgun sequence contains the following coding sequences:
- the LOC133909829 gene encoding cytokinin dehydrogenase 1-like yields the protein MAVIYLLLVSLIASSHAQGTYGDRPWPATLATLAADGRLRTDPKATVPASMDFGNITTALPVAVLFPASPDDLAALLSAAYSTPQWPYTVAFRGRGHSIMGQAFAPGGVVVHMPSLGDAASPPRINVSADGQYVDAGGEQMWIDVLRAALARGVAPRSWTDYLHLTVGGTLSNAGVSGQTFRQGPQISNVYELDVITGYGEMVTCSKELNADLFDAVLGGLGQFGVITRARIALEPAPSRARWVRLVYTDFATFTSDQERLIAPRPDGAFGPMSYVEGSVHVNRSLTGSLKTTGFFSDADVVRIVELAAERNATSVYSIEATLNYDNATAASVDQELKSVLDELNFERGFAFERDVSYVEFLDRVHNEEVALDKVGMWRVPHPWLNLLVPRSCIADFDRGVFKGILQGTDVAGPLIVYPVNKSKWDYGMSAATPAEDVFYVVSMLFSSVANDLVRLQAQNRRILRFCDLAGIGYKEYLVHYTSRGDWVRHFGGKWGWFVAMKDKYDPKKLLSPGQDIFN from the exons ATGGCGGTGATTTACCTGCTGTTAGTTTCGCTAATCGCCTCCTCTCATGCACAAGGCACGTACGGCGATCGTCCCTGGCCAGCCACCCTCGCTACGCTCGCGGCGGACGGCAGGCTCCGGACCGACCCCAAAGCCACTGTGCCAGCCTCGATGGACTTCGGCAACATCACGACAGCGCTCCCGGTGGCCGTGCTCTTCCCGGCGTCCCCAGACGACTTGGCTGCGCTCCTGAGCGCGGCGTACTCCACCCCGCAGTGGCCGTACACCGTCGCGTTCCGCGGCCGCGGCCACTCCATCATGGGGCAGGCCTTCGCCCCCGGCGGTGTGGTCGTACACATGCCATCCCTGGGCGACGCCGCCAGCCCACCGCGCATCAACGTGTCCGCGGACGGCCAGTACGTGGACGCCGGCGGGGAGCAGATGTGGATTGACGTGCTGCGCGCGGCGCTAGCGCGCGGGGTGGCGCCGCGGTCGTGGACGGACTACCTCCACCTCACCGTCGGCGGCACGCTCTCCAACGCCGGCGTCAGCGGCCAGACTTTCCGGCAAGGCCCCCAGATATCTAACGTGTACGAGCTGGACGTGATCACTG GCTACGGGGAGATGGTGACGTGCTCCAAGGAGCTCAACGCTGACCTGTTCGATGCCGTGCTTGGCGGGCTCGGCCAGTTCGGCGTGATCACCCGCGCCCGGATCGCTCTCGAGCCGGCGCCGTCGCGTGCGCGGTGGGTGCGGCTCGTCTACACCGACTTCGCCACGTTCACCTCCGACCAGGAACGGCTCATCGCCCCGCGGCCGGACGGCGCGTTCGGGCCGATGAGCTACGTCGAAGGGTCGGTGCACGTGAACCGTAGCCTCACCGGTAGCCTGAAGACCACGGGGTTCTTCTCCGACGCCGACGTCGTGAGGATCGTCGAGCTCGCCGCGGAGAGGAACGCCACCTCCGTGTACAGCATTGAGGCCACCCTGAACTACGACAACGCCACGGCTGCCTCTGTGGATCAG GAGCTCAAGTCCGTGCTCGACGAGCTAAACTTCGAGAGGGGGTTCGCGTTCGAGCGTGACGTGAGCTACGTGGAGTTCCTGGACCGGGTGCACAACGAGGAGGTGGCGCTGGACAAGGTCGGGATGTGGCGAGTCCCGCACCCATGGCTCAACCTGCTCGTGCCGCGGTCGTGCATCGCCGACTTCGACCGCGGCGTCTTCAAGGGCATCCTCCAGGGCACCGACGTCGCCGGGCCGCTCATCGTGTACCCCGTGAACAAATCCAA GTGGGACTACGGCATGTCGGCGGCGACGCCGGCGGAGGACGTGTTCTACGTGGTGTCGATGCTGTTCTCGTCGGTGGCGAACGACCTGGTGCGGCTGCAGGCGCAGAACCGGAGGATCCTGCGGTTCTGCGACCTCGCCGGGATCGGGTACAAGGAATACCTGGTGCACTACACGAGCCGCGGCGACTGGGTCCGGCACTTCGGCGGCAAGTGGGGTTGGTTCGTGGCGATGAAGGACAAGTACGACCCCAAGAAGCTGCTCTCCCCCGGCCAAGACATCTTCAACTGA